A stretch of DNA from Methylobacterium sp. CB376:
CGTCTACGACGCCCTCACCGCCTCGCTCGCGACCGACGCGGGCTTCGAGGCGCTCTACCTCTCGGGCGCGGCCATCGCCTATACCCGGCTCGGCCGGCCCGACATCGGCCTCGTGTCGATGAGCGAGGTCGCCGAGACCATCGCGCTGGTGCGCGACCGGGTGGCGACGCCCCTCGTGGTCGATGCCGACAACGGCTACGGCAACGCCCTCAACGTCGAGCGCACGGTGCGGCTGTTCGAGCGGGCGGGGGCGAGCGCGATCCAGCTCGAGGACCAGAGCTATCCCAAGCGCTGCGGCCATCTCCAGGACAAGAGCCTGATCGGCGCGGCCGAGATGGTCGGCAAGATCCGGGCGGCGCTCGATTCCCGGCGCAGCGCCGAGACCCTGGTCGTCGCGCGCACCGACGCGGTGGCGGTGGAGGGGTTCGAGCGCGCCGTCGAGCGGGCCCGGGCCTACGCGGAGGCCGGCGCCGACGTGCTGTTCGTCGAGGCGCCGCGCTCGGCCGAGCAGCTCGCCGCGGTCACGGCGGCGCTCGGGCCGGTGCGCCCCCTCGTCGCCAACATGGTCGAGGGCGGCGACACGCCGCTGTCCTCCGCGGCCGATCTCGGGCGCCTCGGCTTCCGGCTGGTGATCTTTCCCGGCGGCATCGTGCGGGCGCTCGCCCGCACCGCGCAGGCCTATTACGGCTCCCTGGCGCGCAGCGGCACCAACGCGCCCTTCGCCGACCGGATGTTCGACTTCGCGCAGCTCAACGCCCTGATCGGCACGCCAGAGATGATCGCCCGCGGCCGCTCCTACGAGGGGCCCGCGGGACCGCAGACCGTCCCCGGCCGGGAGGCCGGCCGATGACCGCGATCGATCCCGTCACCCTGGCGGTCCTGAAGGGCCGCCTGGAGCAGATCGCCGACGAGATGGACGCGACGCTCTACCGCTCGGCCTTCAACCCGATCATCGCCGAGGCCCGCGACGCCTGCCACGGCCTCTACCACGCCGAGACCGGGGACACCCTGGTCCAGGGCACCCGGGGCCTGCCGATCTTCGTCGGCGCCATGGCCTTCGCGGTGCGCGCGGTGATCGCCAAGGTGGCCCGCGAGGGCGGCCTGGAGCCGGGCGACACGTTCCTGTTCAACGACCCCTACGCGGGCGGCACCCACCTCAACGATTTCCGGCTGGTGAGGCCGGTCTTCCGCGAGGGCCGGCTGTTCTGCTGGCTCGCCTCGGTCGGCCATTGGCTCGACATCGGCGGCAACGTCCCGGGCGGCTACAACCCGAAGGCCACCGAGAGCTTCCAGGAAGGCGTGCGCGTCCCGCCCGTCAAGCTGATCGCGGCCGGGCGCCTCAACCAGGACCTCGTCGACCTCCTCGCCGCCAATTCGCGGGTCCCGGTCTCGAACTGGGGCGACCTCAACGGTCAGCTCAACGCCCTCGACCTCGGCGAGCGCCGCTTCGCCGCGCTCCTCGACGCGTACGGCGACGCCACGGTGGCGACGGCCTTCGCGGCCTTCTCGGACCGGGCCGAGGCGCTGATGCGCGCCGCGATCCGGGCGCTGCCGGACGGCACCTTCGCCTTCGCGGACGTCCTCGACAACGACGGCATCGTGGACGCGCCCCTGACCATCGCCCTGGACCTCACGGTGGAGGGCGACCGGATGAGGCTCGACTTCTCGCGCTCCTCGCCTCCCGCGCAGGGGCCGATCAACATCTCCTACGCGACCGCCGTCGCGGCCTGCTACGTGGCGCTCAAGCACGTCTTCACCGACGTGCCGGCCAATGCCGGCTGCCTGCGGCCGATCACCTTCGTGATCCCGGACACCACGCTGCTGGGTGCGGGCGCCCCGAGGCCGATGGCGGGCTACACCGAGACCATCCTGCGGCTGATCGGGGTGGTGTTCGGCGCCCTCGCGCAGGCCGATCCGGCCCGGGCCACCGCGGCGCCCTTCGGCACGATCAACGCCCTCTCGCTCGCCGGGCACCGCCCGGACGGCAGCCGTTGGGTGATGTTCTCGTTCTTCGGGGGCGGGCTGGGCGGCAACCCGGAGACGGACGGGCTCAGCCACGCCAACAACCCGATCTCCACCGCGACGATCCCGCCGGTGGAGATCCTCGAGGCGGCCTACCCGGTCCTGTTCACCCAATGGGCCCTGCGCCCGGACAGCGCCGGGGCAGGGACCCATCGCGGCGGCCTCGGCGCGGTCTACGAGATCGAGGCCCTGACCGACGCCGACGTGTTCCTGATCGGCGAACGCGGCACCGTCCCGCCCTTCGGCGTGGCGGGCGGGCGCCCGGCCGCCCTCAACCGCTTCGCCTGGCAGACGCCGGGGGGCTGGGCGAGCCCGCCGATGATCTCGAAGGTCACCGACGTGCGCATCCGGGCCGGCGAGCGCGTGCGCCTCGAAACGCCCGGCGGCGGCGGCTGGGGCCCGCCCGCGGAGCGCGCCCGCGAGGCCCTGCGCCGCGACCTGCGCCTCGGCTACGTCACGCCGGGAGCCGCCGCCCGCGACTACGGCGTCGAACCCGGAGAGGCCCGATGAGCGATCCCGCCCGCGCCATCGTCGGCGTCGACGTCGGCGGCACCTTCACCGACCTGTTCCACTACGACGAGGCGAACGGCCGCTTCCGCACCGGCAAGGTGCCCTCGCACCGCGGCGACGAGGCGGTCGGCTTCCTCGCCGGCCTCAAGGGCTTCGGGCCGGTGGCGGGCCTCGCCTCGATCGTGCACGGCACCACGGTGGGCACCAACGCGCTCCTGGAGCGGAAGGGCGCCCGCATCGGCCTCATCACCACGGCGGGCTTCCGCGACGTGCTGGAGATGCGCCGGCGCGACCGGCGCCACACCTGGGGCCTGTGGGGCGACTTCGTGCCGGTGGTCGAGCGCGACCTGCGCCTCGAGGTCGATGAGCGCACCCTCGCGGACGGACGCGTGCGCAGGCCGGTGGACCCGAAGGAGGTCGCGGCGGCCGCCCGCCGGCTCCTGGACCTCGGCGCCGAGGCGCTGGCGATCTGCTT
This window harbors:
- a CDS encoding isocitrate lyase/PEP mutase family protein; the encoded protein is MSLKSRLAEDRVLVAPGVYDALTASLATDAGFEALYLSGAAIAYTRLGRPDIGLVSMSEVAETIALVRDRVATPLVVDADNGYGNALNVERTVRLFERAGASAIQLEDQSYPKRCGHLQDKSLIGAAEMVGKIRAALDSRRSAETLVVARTDAVAVEGFERAVERARAYAEAGADVLFVEAPRSAEQLAAVTAALGPVRPLVANMVEGGDTPLSSAADLGRLGFRLVIFPGGIVRALARTAQAYYGSLARSGTNAPFADRMFDFAQLNALIGTPEMIARGRSYEGPAGPQTVPGREAGR
- a CDS encoding hydantoinase B/oxoprolinase family protein, encoding MTAIDPVTLAVLKGRLEQIADEMDATLYRSAFNPIIAEARDACHGLYHAETGDTLVQGTRGLPIFVGAMAFAVRAVIAKVAREGGLEPGDTFLFNDPYAGGTHLNDFRLVRPVFREGRLFCWLASVGHWLDIGGNVPGGYNPKATESFQEGVRVPPVKLIAAGRLNQDLVDLLAANSRVPVSNWGDLNGQLNALDLGERRFAALLDAYGDATVATAFAAFSDRAEALMRAAIRALPDGTFAFADVLDNDGIVDAPLTIALDLTVEGDRMRLDFSRSSPPAQGPINISYATAVAACYVALKHVFTDVPANAGCLRPITFVIPDTTLLGAGAPRPMAGYTETILRLIGVVFGALAQADPARATAAPFGTINALSLAGHRPDGSRWVMFSFFGGGLGGNPETDGLSHANNPISTATIPPVEILEAAYPVLFTQWALRPDSAGAGTHRGGLGAVYEIEALTDADVFLIGERGTVPPFGVAGGRPAALNRFAWQTPGGWASPPMISKVTDVRIRAGERVRLETPGGGGWGPPAERAREALRRDLRLGYVTPGAAARDYGVEPGEAR